AATTACATCGTACGCTTCCGATTGATTAAAAGCAATCCCTGGAAAAATACCTGAATTTACATCCGGTTCTACCAAATCGAGTTTTAAGTGCTCCTGATTTTTCCCCACCAAACGGCTGGTGCCCGCATCAAAAACATCTTCGGTAACAAACACCGGAGTCATGTTATGCGGGCCAAACGGAGCAAACTGTTTTAATATTCGGTAAAAGCGTGGTGTAATCTCGCTGAGTGGAATTTTTGCATCCACTTCAATGGTTTGTATTTGTTGCTGATCGGTAATTTGTTTCGTTACAATATCCTCAAAACGACGCTGGAATTCAGGAATATTTTCAATTCGCATGGTTAATCCGGCAGCATACATATGGCCGCCATACGACTCAAGTAAATCGCTGCACTGGCCAATGGCTTCGTACAAATCAAAGTCGCGGATCGAACGAGCAGATCCGGTTGCCAGTCCATTCGATTCGGTTAAAATAATAGTCGGACGATAAAAGTGTTCGGTTACTCTTGAAGCTACAATTCCAACAACTCCTTTGTGCCAATCGCGATTGTACAAAACGGTACTGTTCATGGCTTTTAACTCCTGACTGTTTTCAATTGTATCCAGCGCTTCCTGAGTGATATCGCGGTCGAGTGTTTTGCGAATTTCGTTAAACGAGTCGATTTCCTCTCCCAGTAAATCTGATTTATCTTCGTCGTTTGCCACCAGAATTTGCACCGATTTTTTACCGTGTTCAATTCTACCCGAAGCATTTAACCGTGGCCCGATTTTAAAAACAATGTCGCTAATTGTTATCTCGGTGCCGTTTATTCCGGCAAAATTTATAATGGTTTGCAGGCCAATTCCCGGATTCGAATTTAATTTCTTTAGTCCGTAATAAGCCAACACACGATTTTCTCCTGTTATTGGTACAATATCGGCAGCAATACTAACGGCAGCCAAATCGAGCAAGTCGTAAATTTCTTCAGGGTCAATGTCGTTTCTTTGGCAATAGGCTTGTAACAACTTAAACCCAACACCGCAGCCCGACAATTCTTTGTACGGGTAGTTACAGTCCGATTGTTTTGGATCGAGAACCGCGACAGCCGGCGGCACTTCATCGTCGGGATTATGATGGTCGCAAATAATAAAATCGATGCCGCGCTGTTTCGCATTCGCAATTTTTTCAACAGCTTTAATCCCGCAATCCAACACAACAATCAGCGAGCAGCCATTTTCTTCGGCATAATCGATGCTTTTGGGCGAAATTCCATATCCTTCGCTGTAACGATCCGGTATATAATATTCAATGTCTTTAATTCGCTGTTTTAAAAAAGAATACATCATGGCAACCGATGTAGTTCCATCCACATCATAATCGCCATAAACGATTACTTTTTCTTGTTTTTCCACTGCAATATTTAAACGATCCACCGCTTTGTCCATGTCCTTCATTAAAAACGGATCGTGCAAATCGCTAAGTCGTGGTCGGAAGAATGCCTTCGCTTCGTTATAGGTCTTAATGCCGCGCTGCACCAGCAATCGGGCAATTACCATGTTCACATTTAATGCAGCAGAAAGATGCTTTACCTCGTTTTGGTCGCCCTGCTTTTTTAAGTTCCAAATTCTATCCATGCTGCGTTTTTGTGTTTTTAAAGCCGTTAAACAGCAAAGATACAAATTGAACGTTCATATGGAAATAAAACATCGTTCCCAACATTATTTTTTGTTTGATTCATATTCCAATCACAAATTACAACCGACTAGTTTTATTATCTTTGGCGAAATTTTCAGAAGAGCATTGTACAATTATGCATCTTCATTAAAATTGGCCTTCGGGGTAAAAGAAGAAATTGCAGATGTTTACACCATATTTTCGGCATTCTTCCCTGAAAGGACAAAAACTTAAAAGTGAATAAAAAATGAGTCATCAGGAATTAAGCGAACAAGAGATTATCAGGAGAAATTCGTTGCAAAAAATGCGCGACTTAGGCATCGATCCGTATCCTGCAGCACAATACCATGTTAATACTACCTCGAAAAAGATTAAGGACAACTACAAGGAAGAAGAAAAGAATTTTCAGGATGTAGTAATTGCCGGACGAATAATGAGTCGCCGGATTATGGGGAAAGCTGCTTTTGCAGAGCTTCAGGATCATGAAGGACGGATTCAGATTTATGTAAATCGCGATGAAATTTGCCCGGGTGACGATAAAACAATGTACAACGAGGTATTTAAAAAATTACTCGACATTGGTGATATTATTGGCGTAAAAGGAAAGGCTTTTCTTACTCAAATGGGTGAATTAACCGTTCATGTTGATGAATTTACAGTACTAAATAAATCCTTACGTCCGCTTCCAATTGTAAAAGAAAAAGACGGAAAAACATACGATGCATTTACCGATGCAGAGCAACGTTACCGCCAGCGTTACATCGATTTAATTGTAAATCCGCAGGTAAAAGATACGTTTGTAAAACGTACGATTATTTACAACACCATGCGTCAGATGTTTAACGAATACGGTTATCACGAAGTTGAAACTCCGATTCTTCAACCTATTCCCGGAGGCGCAGCTGCACGTCCGTTTATTACGCACCACAACGCGTTAAACATGCCCTTGTACATGCGTATTGCCAACGAACTATACCTAAAACGTTTGATTGTTGGTGGTTTCGAAGGTGTTTACGAATTCTCAAAAGATTTCCGTAACGAAGGAATGGACCGCACCCACAATCCCGAATTTACGGTAATGGAGATTTACGTTGCCTACAAAGATTACAAATGGATGATGAGCTTTACCGAAGAAATTTGTGAGCGTGTGGCAATGGCTTTACACGGCACCACAAAAGTTCAGTTGGGCGACAACATTATCGATTACAAAGCACCGTTTCCACGGGTTACCATGGCCGAAGCCATTTTAGAGCACACGGGCTACGATATTAACGGAAAGTCGGAAGCTGATTTGCGCAAAATTGCAGACAAGCTGGGTATTGATACCGACGAGACAATGGGTAAAGGAAAACTGATTGACGAGATTTTTGGCGAGAAATGTGAAGGCAATTACATTCAGCCAACTTTTATTACCGATTACCCGGTTGAAATGTCGCCGCTTACCAAAAAACACCGCGATAATCCGGAACTTACCGAACGTTTTGAGTTGATGGTAAACGGAAAAGAACTGGCGAACGCTTATTCGGAATTAAACGATCCGATCGATCAGCGCGAGCGTTTCGAAGACCAACTGAAACTTTCGGAAAAAGGTGACGACGAAGCCATGTTTATCGACCAGGACTTTTTACGCGCACTGGAATACGGAATGCCGCCAACATCGGGAATGGGAATTGGAATGGACCGTTTAACCATGTTTATGACCAACAGCCCGTCGATTCAGGATGTACTTTTCTTCCCGCAAATGAAACCGGAGAAAAAAGCAGTTGAACTCACCGATGACGAAAAAGTAGTATTTGAGCTGCTAAAATTGGAATCGCCAATTGAATTACCTGCATTAAAAGACAAAGCCGGGCTTAGCAATAAAAAATGGGACAAAGCCATTAAAGGACTTACCAGCAAAAAAGTGGCAAAGGTTGAAAATACAGATGCCGGCTTGTTGGTGACTGCTTTGTAGGAGACAAGGCAAAAGGATAAAGGCAAAAGTCAAAATTAAAAATATAGAAGCCTCTTCGTTTTTCGGAGGGGCTTTTTTATGTTCTAAAATTGAAAAGAGAGAACTATGACAAGGTTTTTTTGTAAATTGTAAAGAGCGAAAAAATCGGACAGCACATATACTTACAATATTCACAAAAAAGCTAGCAGGTATCCTTATTACAAAACTGCCAAAATCACAAATGGAGAACAGCATACTACTACAACATTTTAACAGCAAACTAAACTTGTTTCAACATTTCTTCAGGAAGACACTTGAAACCCAGGAAATGGAGCATATACATGAGCTGAGAGTAAACATTAAAAAACTGCGAACCATTTGCACTTTAATTCAGGAAGCTAGTTTTGAAAAATTGAAGAAAGAGCCCTGTTTCGAATTGTTTTCAAATTTATTCCGGGTTGCAGGAATGTTACGTGAAGCACAAATTAACCTGGAAATTATTGAAAACAAGCAGTTTGACTTTTTAATTCCGTTTGTTCAATATTTAAAAAACAGCCAGGATAAATATTCCAAGCAATTACTTGAAACCATGTTGGTTTTTGACCAGGAAAAACTGCAGGTGTTGAACAATGATTTAATCAGGAATGTGCAAAATTTATCAAATGACCTTGTACTAAAAGAATCAGTTAAACTGGCCATTCAAAAAACCTTGAATGTAATACAACTCAAAGATGCGCTGCAGGCCAAAAACAATCTTCACCAAATCCGTATTCAGCAAAAAGCCGTGCACGAATTACTTGGAATACTAGTAGAACTGCATCCCGATTCAACATTGGACAAGTTGAAAGACGAGATCAAATTATTTAACGTAGAAATTGGAAACTGGCACGACTATAAAGTCTTACATCAGGCACTCAACGAATTCACGGACAAAAATCAGGACACAATAAATGTTCGCTACTTTAATAGTTTAATTGAGGGAATTGAAAAGGAACAAGAGTTAAAACAAACCCGCTTATTCGACATTTTAAACAAACACATGGTTCGGCAACAGCTTAACCTAATTCAAAACCTGCTGAATTAAGGCACTTTAATGAACTAAAATTACTTACTTAGTAAAACAGTAAGCCTCTTTAGCTCAGTTGGTAGAGCAGCTCATTCGTAATGAGCAGGTCGCGGGTTCAAGTCCCGTGAGAGGCTCTTTATTTCAATTCAACTCACAAAAAAAAGAAACGCCATCACGCAATTCCAGGATTTATATCTTCGTTTTTGAAACGGTATTTTGTAAGCCATAATTTTAATTAAAATCAATTCTACTCGCCAATATCCATGGGCAAACCAATTCCAAATCAGAAAAAGCTTTACCTCCACCCAACGCTCACCGAATCTCAAATATTATATCTATCTTCCGCACAGAAAATAAATATATGAGAACATTATCCGGTAAGGTTTTACACAAACTTGGTTGGAAGATAACAGGGGACTATGCCGGATTAAAAAAATCGGTTACGATTTTTGCACCACACACGGCTCACATCGATTTTTTATTTGGGAAATTAGGCTTCACCGAGCTGGGTGTTAAATTCAAATTTCTTTCGAAAAAAGAACTTTTCTTTTTCCCCATGAATTTGGTAATGCGTCAACTGGGTTCCATACCGGTTCGGGGAGTAAAAGGTAAAAATGCCATTTTTCAGGTGGCTGATATGCTAAACAATACCGACGAATTGCACATTGTTGTTTCGCCGGAAGGTTGGATTAAAAAGGTAACAAAATGGAATAAAGGTTTCTTTTATATGGCTCAAAAAGCAAATGTACCGATAGTTGTTTCCACCTTAGATTACGCTAAAAAAGAAATGGGAGTTAAAGCGGTTATTTACGATACTACAGATTTTAATACGGTAATGAAACAAATTAACGATATCTATACAGATGTGCAGGGTAAGAATCCCGACCAGTTTGCCTTTCACGAGAATTAGCGAAACAATTTTTGAATAAGTGGTGTATTTTTAGAGTTGATTACTCTGATAACCTAGCCTGGTGTAAAAACAAACTATCCCTGTCTGCGGTTTTTGTTCCTCAGCGAATAACGACTAAGTGTATTTCCCAATTTGTTACATTGGCACACTGTTATTCAATTATGTTTTAAATCCCGATAGCATACTACCAAAGCTATAATTATTGCCACTGCCACCAGAATCGCATAAATAAAAAGTATCATAACTTCCATTTTTTAAAAAGTTAAACAACCACCAATACTCAATTTGTTTCATAACCTTCAATTCATTTAAGTTTAAACAATTAGCTCTACTCTTTCTTACGTAAAAATCCTTCTAAATGATTTCAAAACAGAAGATTTTTATACATTCTTTGCATATTTTGCCGTGCAAAATGGCCGAAATACATGATCAGTAAAGATTACCTTTTCCATGTTTTCGGAATATATTAACGACGACGCTTATTACATTTTACTTTTAATACCAGTTTCTGACTCAACCTTCAGAACGGTTAAAACTTGGATTTCAGATAGGATGCCAGTATATTTACATATCTGATTTTCAGACACTTTAAACATTTAGTTAAATACGAATGCAGAATAAAAATTTCAAGAGTATGAAACAACTTTACATTTTTTCGAAAAATTTGCTTGCAGTACTACTGTTATTTTTTGCAATTGCAACAAACGGACAGGAATCGCTTACCATAAACATGGGAGACATTGAATTGAGTGCCGGGCAGGATACGCTTTTGATTGCTACTTATATTAACGGAGAAGACACCATCACCGATGGAATAAAATGGAATACAGAACCCGGATCGCTCGGAAAAGTGAACAAAGACGGTGTTTTAACTGCCGGCCAACCTGGAACAGGACTTCTTATTGCCAAATACAAAGATCTTCGCGCTAATGTTAATCTTACAGTGGTTGGCGACTCAAAAAAAACCGATGAAGACAATGATGATGATGAAGACACTGATGAAAATGATTACCCTAAGGTAAAAATCGTTCCGGGAAGTATTAAGGTTGAAGTTGGCGATTCGGTTGAATTGTACGCCTTTTACGTTGATTCTTTTGATGTAAAAATTGACACCATGACATTTCTGTGGTCTGTGGAACCAATAACAATCGGAGAATTTCCGGATGCTGAGAGCAGCATGTTTAAAGCAGGAGACACTCCGGGGAAAGGTTTGGTTATAGCGCAATACGGCGAATTAGCAGACACGGCAAAAATTGAAATTTACGAAAGCAAACGCTCCAAAGAAAAAAAGGAAAAGGAAGAGCATCAGAACAACGGGAATAGTGGCAAACAAATGACAATTGAACCCGGCGACATGGTTGTATATACCGGAGCCGAGCCCATTGAATATACAGCCACATACAAAACCAACGGAAACAAACATCAGGATGCCGATTTTATCTGGAGCGTTTCCGACACAAGTATTGCCACTATCGACACCTTAGGATTACTTACACTAAAAGGCGAAACCGGAATGACGCTGGTTAATGTTGAATACAGCAACTTTGGTGCAAGTGTTGAATTATTGGTTGTTGATTCAACCATCGATATGGAGGTGAATTCCATTTCTATTCGTCGCGTTTTACCTAATGGCAAAGAACTAAAGGCTAAAAACTTAAAAGAAGGCGATTCGTATAAAATTGCCGGTTTGCCTTATCCATTGAATTTATTGAACGGTGGCATGATCCATTTCCCCTTTGGATGTATAAACGAGGACATTGAGATTTTTATGATCATTCCGGAAAAATATTCGGAGCTGAATGATGACAGTACCGAGGTAGAATTTAACATGGACATTGTTACGGGAGTTGAGTTTAGCGTAAAACCTGTAGGTTCCGACACCATTGTTGAACCTTATATGTTTACTATTCCGGTTGAATTAAAATTGATTTACAAAAGCGACTTAATTGATTCGCTTGGAATAGATCCGCAAGATTTGAATATGTTTTTTGCAGACAGTAGTGGCTTTGTAGAAGTTGAAGATGGACAAATTGCCGTTGTCGATACAGCCAGAAACCGCATTTACGCTTCAATTATCCACTTTAGTACAATTGTGGTAAAAGAAAAAAGCACTGCTACTTCGGTTGTAGAAACAGCTACTCCTGAGGACAATCTGCTTCATATTTATCCGAATCCGTTTAGCCATTCTACTACAATTCAGTTCAGGTTAAATGAACCCGCCGAAACAAACATTTCAGTTTATAATTTGCTTGGGCAAAAAATACAAGTTTTGGCCGACGGTGAATATCCTGAAGGATTGCATAAAATTGTATGGAATGGAGATGACTTAAATGGTTCGCCTGCTACATCAGGAATGTACCTGTGCCGGTTTATTAAAAATGGTGAAGTGAGCGAAGTAAAACGTATTATTTTGAACAAATAAATAAACCAAATACATAAATGCTAAGCCCTTCATCGTAACCACAACTGATGGAGGGCTTTTTTTATACAACAAATCGGAGCTACCCAAAAGGCACTTCAATTATCTCTCTCTTTTTCTGAAATCTTTTTCCTGCTTTTATTGTTATGCTAATATGAGAAATCAGGATTCCAATAAAGATTTTAATGTTCATTTGAAGACAGAATTCAAAAAGATAGATGAACTTATTACTGAATTTACAACTGAACTTGCAGTAGATTTGTCAATTCTTGTGAAGAGGTTTTACCCAACGATACAATTTAACAAAGCGCTTAAAGAACAACTAATTATATACGCTACACAAATTTTTAACTGTGCCGATTCGGTGTACGACAAAGATCAAAATTACAACGAAACCAGAATGAGTGAAGAGCTTGTTTCTGTTACACGGATTTTAGAAATGAGGGCTTCAACTCCACAGAATAAAACATTTGCAATACAAAGCCACACCAAAGTAAAACAGATTGTGATTAAGTATTTCCCCAATACAATAGACTTATCGGCTAATGGATTTCGTTTGCTTGAACGAAGTTGTTTAATGCATAACCACGAGTTTTTGTACCTTATTCAAGACAAGCAGAATAATTAAAAGTTACGGATTTTCGCATTTGCAGTTTTTTGATTGCCCACTATTTTACAAAAAAAAGAGCTACTCAAATAAATGAGCAGCTCAGTTTTATATTTTAGTCAGCATTAACTACGCATTCAACGAATAACGATCGAAAGCAGTTACAGTTAATTCTGCATCACTTTGCTTCAAGAAATCTTTGATCGACATTTTATTGTCTTTAACGTAAGCCTGGTTTAAAAGAGTTACGTCTTTGTACCATTTGTTAAGCGAACCAAGTGCAATTTTTTCAATCATTGCTTCTGGTTTACCTTCGTTACGGTATTTTTCTGTAGCAAAAGCTAATTCTTTATCAATTTCTGCTTGTGGAATAGAATCCTCGTCAACAGCAACAGGTGCCATTGCAGCAATTTGCATTGCAACATCTTTTCCAACTTGCTCTTGAGCAGTTTTGTTGAATGAAACCAAAGTAGCCAGTTTATTTCCAGGGTGGATATAAGGAACTACAGCTTCATCAGCCAAACATTTGAAGTAAGAAAGGTCAAGTTTTTCACCGGTAACACCAGTTTGTTCAGTAACCAACGATTCAATTGATTTACCGTCAAGTTCAATAGCTTTAAGAGCTTCCAAACTTTCAACTTTATTTTCCAGAGCAGCGTCCAGAATTTTTTCAGCAAACGCAACATAGCTTTCGTTTTTAGCAACAAAGTCGGTTTCGCAATTTAGCACTACAATAGCACCATATTTTGCATCACCTGTAACTTTAGCTAAAGCTACGCCTTCTGCTGCATCTCTGTCTGCACGTTTGTTTGCAATAAGTTTACCTTTTTCGCGGATAATTTCCAGTGCTCTTTCGAAGTCACCTTCGGCATCTTTCAGGGCATTTTTACAATCCATCATCCCTGCGCCTGATACTTTTCGTAGTTTTACTACGTCAGCTGTTGTAAAAGACATAATATAAATCTCTTCTTATGGTTTATATAATTTCTTAACCTTTATTACTCTTCGTCCGAATCTTCGTCTTCGTCGGCTTTTGCTTTAGATGCTTTTGCACCTTTTTTATCATCCTCTTCGCTTTCGTCGTCTTTACCTTTCTCAAACTTGCGTTCGTTCAATCCTTCGGCAATTGCATCGGTCATAGCACCAACAATTAAACGAATTGATTGAGAAGCGTCGTCGTTTGCAGGAATTACAAAATCAACGTCATCCGGATTAGAGTTTGTATCAACAATTGCAAATACAGGAATTCCCAATTTCTGAGCTTCGCGAACTGCAATTTTTTCTTTTAATACGTCAACCACAAACAAAGCAGCTGGTAAACGGCTTAGGTCTGAGATAGATCCTAACATTTTTTCCAACTTGGCACGTTGTCTTGTAATCTGTAGTTTTTCTCTCTTCGAAAGGTTATCCCAACTTGTGTCCTTCATCATTTTATCGATGGAGATCATTTTTTTAACCGCTTTGCGGATGGTTGGGAAGTTGGTAAGCATACCTCCTGGCCAGCGCTCAGTTACGTAAGGCATTCCTACGTTTTTCACTAAGTCTGAAACCAAATCTTTGGCTTGCTTTTTAGTTGCAACAAATAAAATTTTACGGCCTGATTTTGCAATTTGTTTGATTGCATTTGCAGCTTCGTCAATTTTTACAACTGTTTTTTGAAGATCGATAATGTGGATTCCGTTTTTTTCCATGAAGATATAAGGCTCCATGTTTGGATTCCACTTTCTTTTCAGGTGACCAAAATGAGCACCTGCATCCAATAATTCTTGAAAATTTGTTCTTGGCATCTTTTTACTTTTTTTTATGCTCTAAAAGCAACCGTTAAGTAGTCCCGGCAAATCGGGAATCTTAACCGTTTTAGATCCATATAAATTATAAATACTATTAACGTTTTGAGAATTGGAAACGTTTCCTTGCTTTTGGTTGACCAGGTTTTTTACGTTCCACTTCGCGAGGATCCCTTGTTACAAATCCGGCAGCTTTTAACTGGCCTCTTGATTCAGGATCGATTTCCATTAATGCACGGGTGATTGCCAAACGTAAAGCTTCAGCCTGACCTTTTTGGCCACCACCATCAAGATTAACTTTAATGTCATATTTTTCTGAAACCTCTAGTAGACTTAAAGGTTGCAATACAATGTACTGCAAAGTTTCAGCAGGAAAATATTCTTTCATTTCCCTATTGTTTACGGTAATGTTACCTTTTCCTTCGCTTACGTAAATACGAGCAACAGCTGATTTTCTACGTCCGATTGTGTTTACTACTTCCATTATTTAATCGTATTTAAATCAACAACTTTAGGTTTTTGAGCCTCATATTTGTGCTCAGCACCAACTACAACATGCAAATTTCTGTACAATTCACGTCCTAATCTGTTTTTAGGAAGCATGCCTCTTACAGCTTTCTCAACCAAACGTTCAGGATATTTTGCTAACACATCCTGTGGGCTTTGAAATCTCTGACCACCAGGATATCCAGTGTGACGGATATAAACTTTATCAGTCATTTTTTTACCTGTCAGCGCAATTTTTTCAGCATTGATAACAATTACGTTATCACCACAATCAACGTGCGGTGTGAAATTTGGCTTGTATTTACCTCTCAACATTTTAGCAACTTTACTTGCCAAACGTCCCAATACCATGTTTTCGGCATCAATAACTACCCATTCTTTTTCAGCAGTAGCTTTGTTTGCAGAAATTGTTTTATAACTAAGTGTGTCCACTTTTCTAATTTTTTAATTGTATTACACTTTTGATTTTACTCCTCGCGGTTTTTTCTGTCTCAACGGAATTTTTCGACAAAACACCTTACTAAAAGAAAATCAACTATTTACACTCCTTATTTCTAAGGATAATAATCGGGACTGCAAAAGTATTTTCTTTTTTCGTAAATCCAAAGAAATAACAATCAAATTTTCAATTAGTTAAATGCTTTTTTGGCTATTTGCGAATCAAAACTTACAAATACCACATAAAAAGCTGATTGTCAACTACAACAAACAATCCGCACACAATAAATGCATTTGTTTTAATGTTAATAAAACGTTTTATAATTCAATCTCAATCAAATAAGCCAACTGTTTACTATTTTTACTTTTGTAGTACACTGAAATTATTCAAAGCATGGCGAATTCGACACCAAAACGATTAAAAAAACGATTCCTAAACTCATGGATAACATCGTTAATTAGTATATCGTTGGTTCTTATTCTGCTCGGAACCTTAAGTATTGTATTACTAAATGCACGACATCTTTCGGAATATGTTCGGGAAAAAATTGGTTTCACCCTTGTTTTAAAAGACAATTTAAAAGAGGTTGAAATAATACGCTTGCAAAAAACATTAAACGCCAGCAAATACGTAAAATCAACTCGTTTTATCGACAAAGAAACTGCAGCAAAAGAATTAACTGAAGAACTGGGTGAAGATTTTTCCGGTTTTCTGGGCTACAATCCTTTGTTTGCTTCGCTCGATGTAAAACTTTACGCTCCCTACACCAGCTCCGACAGCTTGCTCCGTTTGGAACAGGTTTTTCTGGCTTATCCGCAGGTTTCGGAAGTATATTATCAAAAAGATCTGGTTAGTTTAATAAACAAAAACGTAAGAAAAATCAGCATCATCCTCGTGATTATAAGTGCCTTACTAACTTTCATATTTTTTGGACTTATTAATAATACAATCCGCATTTTAATTTATTCTGAACGTTTTACCATAAATACGATGCAAATGGTGGGAGCTTCTAAAAACTTTATTCGAAAGCCATTTTTGCGCCGTAGTTTATTGCTTGGAATTTATGGTTCGGTACTTGCCAACACTGTTCTTATTTTTGCAATATATACCTACAAAAAAGAACTGCAGGGATTAATAACCTACAACGATTTTTCGACAACCCTGGTTATGGCAGCATTGGTTTTTGTACTCGGTGTGCTCATTTCTTTTTTATCAACTTGGTTTGCGTTAAACAAATTCCTCCGCCTGAAATTTGATGAGTTGTTTTATTAGTTATCTTTACGCCAATTATTTTCAAGAACAATGGCGAAAAAAGTAAAAGAAGTAAAAACAGCAAACGAAACAGCAGGTTTTGCCCTCGGTAAAGAGAATTATAAATTAATGGCTATTGGCTTTGCCATAATTGTTGTAGGATTTATTTTACTATCGGGAGGTGGCAGCGACGATCCAAACGTTTTTAGTGAAGATATTTTTAATTTTCGAAGGCTTACGATTGCTCCAATTGTACTTCTAATTGGATTCATATTCGAGATTTATGCCATTATGAAAAAACCCAAAGAAGATAACTAAGCTACTTTTTTATGAATGCATTTCAGGCATTTTTACTTGGAATTATCCAGGGACTTACCGAATTTTTACCCGTTAGTTCCAGTGGTCACCTCGAAATTGGGCATGCCTTTTTAAATATTAAGGAAGAAAACAACTTACTTTTTGTTTTAACAGTTCATGTGGCAACGGTACTCAGCACAATTGTTGTTTTCCGGAAAGACATTATCCAACTTGTTAAAGATCTCTTTAAATTTGAGAAAAACGAGTCCACAACTTATATCTTTAAACTTCTTTTTTCCTCCATTCCGATAATAATTGTTGGTTTATTGTTTAAAGAAGAAATTGAATCGTTTTTTACCGGCAACCTGTTTTTTGTTGGTTGCATGTTACTGTTTACTGCATGTTTGCTGGCCCTTTCGCATTTTGTAAAAAAGAACGACGGTAAAATAACCTATTTTAAAGCGCTGATAATTGGAATAGCACAAACCATAGCAGTTTTACCCGGAATTTCGCGAAGTGGAAGTACAATTGCAACCGGCCTTTTATTGGGAGTTAAAAAGGAAGATGTTGCCCGGTTTTCATTCTTAATGGTTTTAATTCCGATATTGGGCGCAGCTTTTATGGACATAATAAGTGGTGATTTGAGCACCGCAAAAATGGAAACAGTTCCGTTAATTATCGGCTTTGTTGCAGCCTTTATTTCCGGTCTTCTTGCCTGCTCCTGGATGATTCAGGTTGTAAAACGCGGAAAACTAATTTATTTCGCTATTTATTGTTCTCTTATTGGTCTTATTGCTATCTTTGCAGCCTAATTTTTGGGAAAATCCAATCAACTGGCTGAAATATAGATTCTTACACATGCCCGTATTCAAAAAGACATACGACTTCCTTGCGGGAGAAATTTTACTATTCGACAAAGAGCTGGAATGGACTTCGTTTGATGTTGTAAATCGTGTGCGTTACATTTTATGCCGGAAGCT
The sequence above is a segment of the uncultured Draconibacterium sp. genome. Coding sequences within it:
- a CDS encoding undecaprenyl-diphosphate phosphatase → MNAFQAFLLGIIQGLTEFLPVSSSGHLEIGHAFLNIKEENNLLFVLTVHVATVLSTIVVFRKDIIQLVKDLFKFEKNESTTYIFKLLFSSIPIIIVGLLFKEEIESFFTGNLFFVGCMLLFTACLLALSHFVKKNDGKITYFKALIIGIAQTIAVLPGISRSGSTIATGLLLGVKKEDVARFSFLMVLIPILGAAFMDIISGDLSTAKMETVPLIIGFVAAFISGLLACSWMIQVVKRGKLIYFAIYCSLIGLIAIFAA